A stretch of DNA from Toxotes jaculatrix isolate fToxJac2 chromosome 15, fToxJac2.pri, whole genome shotgun sequence:
GTCAATGAACGCGGGTTGGAGGACGACAATTTCACACTCATTTTCATCCGAGTTTGACAAGTTCACTGTTAACATGCCAGCTGTTCTGCTTGTCTACCTTATCATCACTTCATCACCAGAAGTCACTTTCACAGAagtcattttcatgtctgtgcacAACGCTGCTCTGCTGCTTGTTCCCTGATGTTCTGGTGCACAGTTATGTTTCTGTTCCTCTTATAAGTGAGCTGCAATATATGTAATCTGACATTCTGGATACTTCTTGTGCAGTCACACTCACTTGTCTCTTCTTTCAGGAACTCTAAAAAGGAGCTGAATGACATCCGGTTTGAATTCACTCCTGGTCGAGGTAAGAGCTCAACCTAAATGGATTTGAATGTGCTGTTTCCTTTGATAACATCTTCAGGCTCTGTGAGTTGTTGTGTGTGCAAAGGGTGATGGCAGTGTTTGTGAATTTGAATACTTATGACAATATCTAATTCACCATGTAATACAGTTACTGGCTAGGTAAACTGTTGTAAACAGATGTAATATTTGTCATATTATTCCCACACAAGACACTGCTGATGGCGTATCCCAGGAACTGTTCTCGGCTGGTCTGGTCAATGGGCACGATGTGGTTATTGGTAATGTTACACCTCAGTATTCTCGTAAAACTGTGCTGTCTGAATACGTATGTTAGACCATTTACCATAAAACATCACTTTAATAAAATTTATAGAAATTACATATATGTCAAATATGTGTTGCATCTGAGTTTAAAATTATACAATAACCTAACTACAGTCTAAAAATGTTAATTGCTACAGGAACTGATCACACAAAATATTCCTTTCATTTACATTCGACATGTCCTGAAATATTGTAAAACttatttgttgtcattttaactGTTGCTGCAGTTGCTGCCAACCTTCAGAAGATTGTAGATGACCCAACTACCTACAAAGTATTGACCTTTAAGCTGGTGAGTTTCCACTTGATTGATGGTTGACGACAGCCACCTGGGTTTGTCATGCCCAGCAGTGTGTAGCCATAAAGAGGTTGTTGAAAGGTTCAGTGAGGAATGTGAGAACTGGAGTTTAGAGAAAGGCCGCAGAAAACCAAATAGCTTCAGCATGAACCAACATCTGTTGCCAAAAGTTTTTCAGTCAATGAGATGAATGAAGGCTTTTTGTAGTGAAGGAGATCTGAGACATTACTAAACAGCTGATATTACCAACGAAAATATAtgcataatatttttttttttttagttgcatTTTGGTTACTCCTGGGAACATGAACTCTATAAACTTAGTTTAGAAAACAAGCTCAACTCAAGGTCCAGTTACTCTTTTGAGCCCCACAGTGATCACAGTCTTCATCAACAGAGTTTGAGCAGCTGTCACTGAAGTGTAGTTGTTCAAACTTTCCATAATTCCGAGCACTTTGTAGAGCActgatgaataatgaatgataGCTTTAATAACCAGATAGGCACTCAGCAGAGCATATACCTCTGCCAAGGTCAAACAATCTTACAcatgtctgtctcactcttacaatagaaaaataaaaggaaaaaggaagtagtCTGATaacataaattatttattagtTATAAAACATAGAAAGTACAACACTGTGTGTAATGTTCAGGTTATTTTCAGGATATGCACGAAATTGTACAAAATTGTACAAACTCAACACCATAAAtgagtctaatttttttttttatatcaagatccaaacattattttctgagaaacatgaaaacatagaAAATGTTGCAAATCCCATCACAAATCTCGCAATGTTAAGGAAACTGATTACAGATAAAAACCTTTGGAataatagattttttaaaatagactTTTCACTATTACATAGGTACTATGCATATCTATGTTTTGTAAGTATCTGGTTCTaccttacaaaataaaataagaattgCATCtttaaagataaatataaatcattTGTATGGAGTTTTGTATAGGTATATATTTTGATGTGTGTCCAGTCATAAACTAGCTCCTTATTCATGGAGAGAGTCTTGACAAAAAGATAAAAGGGATCTTTCTTTCACATTTAGCCTCTGAGTTCTTCAATATTTAGTATCTGCCAATACCGagtgcaatatttatttttgtagcgtttgttttttcctgtgtaaCACTGTTGAACATCTCTGCATCAGAAAAACATTAGCCTTGTACCGCAGCTTTCCTTTGTTAGTTGTTCTTATTATTTTGTATGATTGTGGTTTTGTGTAATATTCATGAAGATTAGAGTCACGATTCTCCAGCATGAACAAAATACTGAAGGTCAAACAGTTTTCAGCCAACAGCAgccctgttttctttctgcaggcATCACACAACTGCTGGGTCCTGTTTATTTATTGGTTCACTCCGCAGTTCACCTGTGGGTCACTTGTTTTGAGTGCAGTAATGGTTAAATGAAGTCTGCATGTGATCCATACTCACTTCATTGCTTTATCTATAAtcaaagcagaggagaggctAATTGCATGTTACATATGTGCCACTTTAAGAGGTCACCTTTGAATGGCCGTTAGAGAAACAGTGAcatttgtgaaaataaaaaaaaataacgaaAGCAATAATTTCATTCCAGCTGGATTTGgcaaaaacatgtaaattatgttttattgaCCTTTCTGTAGTTGTGGCCAAACAGCATCTGGGCTTTGGGTCACTCTGCTTTACAAAGTGACCTTTCTGCCATGTTTGCctcatcagcagctgctgcgTGTTGCAGGTGGAGATCTcaggagagtgagagtgagggCAGTTCTGGGCACACCATGTAGATGTATGCGCACGCTTACATTTCCATATGTTAACTCTGCTCCACTGCAGGCGGTGTAAAatcctcactgtggctcaacCCTCCCCTTCTAAACGAAGAGTTATGAGTGCAGTGTCACAAAACCCAGGGAGAAAGAATAATTACCCTCGCTCAGGGAACAATTCATAACATTTTATGCAGACAGTTTATAGTGTGGGTGGCACTAGAGTAGCTTTATGACTTAACAGAACAAGAGGTCACAATAGATTCTGTGTGAGCTCACAAAAAAACTGACCTGTTTTAATAACAGTTCCACCATGTTGATCAGACAGCTGCAGGGCTCTCAGACCCCCAGAGGGATGGAGTGTCTGTCTCCGATCAGGTGTGAATTGCTGTAGGATGGCAGGTTAGGTCACCCAGTAGGTTGCCTAGTCACTCTGGCTTTTCTTCAGAATAgctgaatgaaaaagaagaactCCCTGGTTTTCAGTGAACACAGACAAATCTAAATGCACGCTGACTTTAATGTTCCTCCGTGAATAGCATCTTAGCCAGCATAGAAATTGGGGTGAGATGAGCTGCTGGAAGGTTGAACCGtctctaaaataaatattgtgctTTGTCACTGGGAGCTGTTCAGCTCAGGGATTATGCATTACATGGCCAACTATGTATATGGACACCTGAATAATGCATTCATATGGGATTGTTGAACGTCTCGTTCCAAAACAGTGGACATTAATATACTGCTGTGATAGCCTCCTGTCCCTTCCCAGATTTGAAAACAAGAGCATGAGTGAGGTCGACCGCTGATGCTGGGTGATAAGGCATGACTTGCATTCGGCGTTCCAATTCATACCAGAGGTGCTGCATGCTGTTAATGACATGGCTTGGTTCAGGCCAGTcagttcttccacaccaaacttagaaaaccatttctttacTGACCTCAGTTTGTGCACAGGGGCATGGTCATGTTGTTGTTTCAAAGCTGAAAGCACAttattgtcaaaaaaaacattgtatgtTGTGGCTTTAAGGTTGTTATTGGAACTAGGGGGACTAGCTTAAGTCATGAAAAACAGTCCCAGAATGCGGACCGAGTATGTGTCCACGTACTTTTCCTTGTGTAGtatacattttttctttcatgttttcaaaCCGCAAAGAGATCAAGTTGtctctcttgttttgttttatcatttgatCATCATATTCCAGTGATGCTCTGATCAGACATACTGCAGCAGCACTGGCACCAGTTCTGAccttattaaaaaaagattagGTATTGTCCAGATGTGACCAGGCTTCATTCATTCCTCTTTCTTACTCACTGTCTTTGTAAAATTGTAACAGTGCCATCTTATAAACCTTCCAGAACAATTTGCACAAGCCTAAATGCTGTAATCAATAATTTTTACTTAATTACCAAATGATCACAACTAGATGTAATGTAAAAGGGgtcatgttttgtttcatgcttttcccctcagctttacagagctttgtAGGTATTTTTCAGCTCAGATATTTTGTTTTAGAAGCTGGTGAAGACCAAAATTAAGGTAAAATGAGAATGAACTTAAATTTGCGAGAAACAAAGCTCCAAATGTTGCTCTGTCTGCTGCATGTGTAAGTGAAtaaatgtttgctaacaagtttgaCCTATCACCTTTGAAAGTTAATAGATAACATATCAGTGTTGTTCTTACAGCTTGTTTTCACCACCCCTGTGTGTAATCACAGCTCTGTGTCAGAGGAAAATGacgagaaaagacaaaatgaaaaacaaaaaagagcacTGTACTACATCAGTTTTTGGTATCAGCCAATACCTGAGTTATCAATATGGGGAGAGAAAACTGGCAtgagtttgtctctttttaatCTCTATGCAGAGCGGTCCACCTGAACCTGAATCACATTCTTCTTAACTAAATTAACCAGCTATAACTGTTGTAGAGATTTTGCAGGACCATCTTGATGTCTCCCGTCTCTCTCAGGCGTCCAGCTGCGATGACACGGAGATCCCGGACGAGGTGAAGTTGATCGGCTTTGCACAGCTAAGTGTTAGCTGATGCTGTCTTCATGCCTGAAGCAGGTGAGACAGGGGAGACAGTTCAGGGCAGACAGACTGAGGAGCACACCACCACTTCCTGCAACATCTTCCCCAATACCCACCCTGAAAACTCACTCTTTCCCTCACCCCTCACTCCTTTCCACCTTCCCTGAAGCCAAACTCCACCACCGCCCCGCCTTCACCTCCTTTAATGCAGACTTCCCTGCTCACTGCCCCCTGACCTTTAACCTTAACGACATTCCACCGCccagcacacagacaggcatCAGGATGCAGCCCAGGAACCTAAATATGTACTCAGGTGGTGAAAGAAGATGATTAAGATGTagctttgaatgttttatttattttttattttactcatttttgttttacatctcGTTACCTCTGTGTTCAGCAAAGCTCTCATTATTTATTGAAATGAGaaactattttttatttcttttttctctcacgCTGTTTTGTTGCACCCGTGATGACGAATTTGCTTTGACTCACATCTCATGAACCCACACATTTATGGTGTTTGTCTGAGGTCTGTGTCAGAATGTAAGATTTAGTTAATTTATGGGGACAAGCACATTTTCATAACAACATAATGAATGTCTAAAAAGAGATTGAATTGTATTTCTGTGTCAAGACCTGTTTTACATTGACAAGAAGGGAACCATTTGCTTGAGTgcgcaggaaaaaaaaaaaaacaagacctgAATGTTACTGTGTATAATTTGCTGCTCTTGACAGTGTTAATGCTTCAAAATGCTAGAGGTGCCTTGTTCATTTTTCTGTGCCTAAGAAAGTAGTCAATGAGTGAGACCACACAAAGAGCAGAATCTGCTGATTTCCATTTCACTAATGTATTACTCCGGCAAAGACACGATTTTACGTGAAATATCTTAATGAAACAAGCTACAATGCACTTTTGGGCTGAGTGTGTGGCCACGACAAGCTGATGCTTAGCCCCTGGAGACAAGTTAACTTGTGTGCTTTCGTTACCAGACACATAAACCATAACAGAACCTGTACTCATGTAATCCGCTCTGGTTGATGTGTTTTCGGATGCCAGGctaataaataaaaccacaacagtTGAATCTTCTCGCTCTGTCCTGCTGCACtacaacattatttttttttgttcccaaaAATATAGTAGTTActaaaatgtactgtataacAATGCATCCAAGGATGAAACCAAAAGGCATCTATTGAAAGGGTGACGAGCCATTTGTTTGTTAAAACAAGTTCAGTAgctcaaaattatttttaagtaTTGAGGTGGTAAATATTAACTTCTACTAAATTCTTTATTTTATGAAGtaatttattgtgttttctttgtacagtatgtgtaccATTTCAGCATATTACGCCTGTTCCCTCCCTGTAATCAACTGATGTCAAATTTCTGACAAGGAGCAACAATTAAAGAACTgctattatttaaaaaaaaaaaaaaaaaaaaaaggtgtggaGTATTTAATATTATCTTAAATACAGTTAATTGTAATTTGCTGTCTTTATGACTTGTTTCTACCTTTGTTACAGTTACACTTCATTTTATCCTTCACCCTTAACCTGTAATTTCAGGTATGTGACCAAATATGTCGCTTCTCAGGAACAGTTTGCTTTAAATAgctaaatcattttaaatagtCCCTTAATGGACCACTGTAAAACAACCTGCTCTTGGTTTATAAatacaataacataaaaacaaagcaaaacaaaaatcctgAAATAAGCCTCTGCAAATCCTGAAAACTGAGGGAACTGGAAAAAGGCAACAAGTAAAAGCAGTAATATAACTTTAATTAttcaagtgtttgttttttaatataaaaaacatacaatatatataacAACAACCCCTTGCGGGATAGATGCTTTCACAGTAAATGTCACATTAGCTTATAATACTACaaaacctctgaaaaaaaaaagtaaaaggaaaatTTTGGCCATGAAAGCCTCATTTtctgagaaacacaaaacttTTCCATGATGTCAGCAGTGCTTCAGTAATGACACCAGATACATAATAATACATCCAGTCTGCAATGATCTTAGCTACAGTTTAACTCATACTTTCACGACATGATGCTGTGTTTCTCTTGATGTGTGGAGGAGCTGAGCTGAAATAGCTGCTGATGTACAGTACACTTAAccaagagcagcagctggagtaaatgtattaaatttcaAAGTAACAAAATGCATctcaaaaaaccaaaacatacgTCTGAGTTTttcagagagaggaggcagtgAAATTATGACAgtatgtaaacaaaaatatcaTCAGGCAAATTCATTAAAAAGCATCTGGTGACTGAATTCAGCTACATGGTGTCATTATTACCAACGCTAGAGAAAGAAATAtcaattgaaaatgaaatatctgTCAGCTTGGTCCGTTTGGGGATTGATAATATACTGAAGCTCATCTTGAGCTTTGCATTTGATTTTGTTCATTAGAAAGATGCAAAAAGGGGCAGAGCAGCACGAGTGTAGATGTAGTTTTTATCTCAACAGGCAAGCTGGTTGGTTGTCGGAAAAGATTAACATTTGCATTCTTATTAGTCAGAAACTCgcttttcatttgtaaataatACTACATAATGTATAGTAGGGATGTGATATACTAATTTGatactgtgtttttcttgcacAGAAATTCTCTTTTAGTTTGCACCCTGCAGGAATATCAGGGTGCTAAGTCAGCAGCCATGGAGCCGGAgattcagtgccttgctcaaggacactttagCAGGGAAAAAGGTTTTCAGTGTGATGGCTTAAaccagaggtgtcaaacctgttccacaaagggccggtgtggctgcaggtttttgttccaaccaagcagcagcacaccagatttgactcatttaatcaactgatctcagtcttcagacagttgattggtcaaactgggtgttcttgattggttggaacaaaaacctgcagccacacggccctttgtggaacaggtttgacacctatgGCTTAAACCAAGGTCATCAAGCTAAAACACTGTCCCTATCCATTAGGCCACACTATGTAATGCATAACGCTGATTGACTTGATGCTTATAAAGAATAGTGTGGTTAAACTGGACCTGGAATACATGAACAAAATTActttcaacaacaacatcaaattTTAATTATGCATGAAAATACGCGCTTTACAAGCCCTATGCATTCATTAACAATCGTGAGGCGCAATCAGCCGAAATAGACAGAGATGGATGTtaatgaaaacatctgtcacGAAATCGGAGACTAGCAGCAgccctctgtgttttcacatgagtttgaaaaggaaaaaaggcaagaaaaaaaaaagaagaagaaaaaagttgttgttcagttgccCTCATGTCCCCTAACATCTCAGGTGCTTCTTGCTGGACATGTCATTCCAAATGCGGTGCATCTCCTCCGGGGAGATCTGGTGGACGGTGATAACCCGTCTGTACCTGCACAGACTGTAGGCCATTTTCCAGTGATTAAAACCACTGTTCTGATAAGGGTGTATACCCAGCTTACGCAAACACAGTCCCACATACACATCCTCCAGGTGCAACAGTCTTGTGTGTAATGAAGTCTTGTAGATGAGCTCAGCTACATCTGCTGAGAACACGTAGCCGGTGCCCGAGCAGAAAGGTGGGTACTTATTCTCAGGATACAAGTCTCTGGGCATGTACCACTTACTGCGCATATCCCTAATGGGGCCACCATTTATCACATAGCCGGTGAAATATCTTCTTCTTGGCTTGGTGGTGGGCTTCAGGAGCTTGTAGATCAGATTGTCCATGTTGACAAAGatgtcactgtctgtcttcATGACATACTGTGCTTTTGGGCAGAAGGTAGCCACCCAGCGCATGCCCATCATAGTCTTGAGGGTGAGGTTGTGGTAGGAATCGATAAAGTTCTCCACCACGATGTCATGAAAGATCTGACTCTCCTGTTCCACCATCTGGTTCAGGACATCGTCCGTGTTCCTGCCCAGCAGAAAGATGGTGAGGATGCGGATGTCGCTGAAAGTGCTCTCGTCCCCCCAGGTCTCCCGGATGGCTTGCCTCGCGTCAAACTCCTTGTGCGTGGTGCTGATGAGGATGACCAAGAAGGGAGAGACGCTTTCGCACTTCTTCGGCTCATTGATCACAAATTCAAAGGCATGTGGGTTGAGGGGGCGGGTGCGGATGTTGGTGAAGGTGATGTTTTTGGGTGGTTTTACAGTCTTCCGTATGGACACAGACATGTGGCCAACATAAGTGGAAGTCGGACGAGATATGCTCAAGTACCACAGAGCGCTCGCCCAGCAGACCACTGTCAGCAGGTACAAACATGACACTTTTGAAGGCATTATGCTGCATTTAGGTGTATTTTGATGAGTTGGATCTTATAAGGCTTTCTTTCCATCAGCAATGTTTCACCCAGCGAGGCAGCTTTAAGCTGCACCAGCGTGCAGTTTGACATTAATTGTCAGTAATGGATTACTTCAGTAAGAAGTGATGCTGTGTGCGTTTTAATGCAAAGCGGTTTAAAATCGTATGGATGTCCAGATTCTTTTGGTGACACCGCTGCTTCGCCATTTACatctgaaagacagagagagaggaatggttcagtataaaaaatatatatatttaagaGAGGccctaaaaatatatttttgaacaAATCATAAGAGAAAccactgcagttaaaaaaaaaatccaataaagTCGACAGTGGCAActcaaatataaattaaaacCACTCTATAGACTTTGCTATCAGCTGCTACGGCAACAAGCCAAACAAATGAGGAAATGCTGCTTGAATATCATATTATTTTTATACAATAAATAACCTCAAGTACTGTGCAGAAGAAACCTGATGTATCAAATTTATCATTTGGGTGCTTGAGTCAAAAATCATCACAGCTCAATTTCTAAAATTAATTTGTTCCCTCCCAGTGAATCTAGTttgaggaagaaaggaaaggactcAGATGAAATCAATATGTAATAAATTCTACCACTGGATGAAACACATATGGGAAAGATTGTGGTGCCATCAGCCGTCTAGCAAAAGTGATTCATTGTCAGACACATTTATATTATTCATTGCTGCGGTTTAGTTATTATTCACTGGCAACACACATTGTGGTGTGAGGATCGTCTGCATACTGTGTTACATCCCTGGCTTGCAACAGGCCAAATGTATTCTGTGATAATATGATTATTCACATcgtcaattttatttttgttttgctctcacATTGAATGATGAACAGCACAGAATATTTAATGGTTATGATCGAGCCGTAATGAAGctgattttaataaaaaatgagAAAGCACTGTAACaacacagtgacatgttttctgacatttttgtttACTTCATTGGTAGAAATATTCACTCTTTACTTAACTAAAAGCAGCAATAAAAGTCCTGCTTTGAGAATGTTTTGTGTGAAAACTGGCCCCTGTGAGAGCTATTCTGTTGTATATTATTAGTTTATTACATCTAATACACTTCACTGTTGTAGCTGGTTAGGGTGGAGCCAATTGTAAAGACTTAGTTAAGTCTAAGTTAAGTAAAAGTACCTCAGATttgtacataaataaacattgtCACTGTTCAATACATGATCCTGGTGCACAGGTTGACATTTTACAAGAGGAGACAAATGCCCTTTTAAaccttgaaaaaaacaaaaaaaacaatctccCTTGTTCTGTGGCTCAAAAGAGCTGTGGGGTTGGCAGCAGCCTGCATGGCAGCGGCAGCGTGATATTGTGGCACAAAGGGAACACAGTGCCATGATATGCTTCTCCcctgggtgttttttttctcccagtttaTTCAATGCTGCACTGCTGAGCTGTCTGCTTGTTACTGAGCTGACAGAAATTTGGCATGTCTATTTTTTGAACAGTCACTCTGCAGCATGGACAGGACACTGAAATGGCATTTGTTTGTGCTCTCGCGCAGGTGGCTGAGCACCTACAGTATACGTTAGCATGTAGATCAGGTCTCCTGGCTTTTGAAGCTCTCTGCGACTTTTCTTTTCATCCTGAGGAGGCAGATCAGACGGCGCACTTCACAGGGGAATGGCCATAATACAATAAATGTCTACATTTC
This window harbors:
- the b3galt1b gene encoding beta-1,3-galactosyltransferase 1, producing the protein MPSKVSCLYLLTVVCWASALWYLSISRPTSTYVGHMSVSIRKTVKPPKNITFTNIRTRPLNPHAFEFVINEPKKCESVSPFLVILISTTHKEFDARQAIRETWGDESTFSDIRILTIFLLGRNTDDVLNQMVEQESQIFHDIVVENFIDSYHNLTLKTMMGMRWVATFCPKAQYVMKTDSDIFVNMDNLIYKLLKPTTKPRRRYFTGYVINGGPIRDMRSKWYMPRDLYPENKYPPFCSGTGYVFSADVAELIYKTSLHTRLLHLEDVYVGLCLRKLGIHPYQNSGFNHWKMAYSLCRYRRVITVHQISPEEMHRIWNDMSSKKHLRC